One genomic segment of Rivularia sp. PCC 7116 includes these proteins:
- a CDS encoding biotin transporter BioY, producing MLAASNQLLWSMIGLLLTMGGTFLEAYITTLPWSWGNQGVHAFSLGVTYQIGGVLLVGCLGGKNAGALSQIAYLVMGLTLLPVFADGGGIGYVKLSQFGYLVGFIPGAWICGLFAFKARPKLETLAFSCICGLLTVHLCGISYLVITYVLGWQGTENLSLLQAILKYSLFALPGQLAVVCVVTVIAYVLRHLMFY from the coding sequence ATGTTAGCCGCATCCAACCAATTATTATGGTCAATGATTGGCTTACTACTAACTATGGGTGGTACCTTTTTGGAAGCCTATATTACCACCCTGCCTTGGAGTTGGGGTAACCAAGGAGTTCATGCTTTTTCTTTAGGAGTCACCTATCAAATTGGTGGGGTGCTGTTAGTTGGTTGTCTGGGAGGTAAAAATGCTGGTGCCCTTTCACAGATTGCTTATCTAGTTATGGGCTTGACTCTATTGCCAGTATTTGCAGATGGCGGAGGAATCGGCTACGTCAAGCTTTCTCAGTTTGGATACTTGGTGGGTTTTATTCCTGGAGCTTGGATTTGCGGTTTGTTTGCCTTTAAAGCCAGACCTAAATTAGAAACTTTGGCATTTAGTTGTATTTGTGGCTTGTTAACAGTTCATCTGTGCGGTATTAGTTATTTGGTCATTACTTATGTTTTAGGTTGGCAGGGTACAGAAAATTTATCATTATTGCAAGCAATCCTTAAGTATTCATTGTTTGCATTACCGGGACAATTAGCTGTAGTTTGTGTCGTTACCGTAATAGCATACGTACTGCGGCATTTAATGTTTTATTAG